In the bacterium genome, TAAACCAAGTTCTGGAGAATATATATTTAATGGAAGAAATATAGCTAAATATAGTGATAATGAATTATCCAAAGTTCGAAATTCTGAAATGGGATTTGTATTTCAAAGTTTCAACTTACTTCCAAAGTTATCTGTAATTGACAATGTCTTGCTTCCATTTGAATATAGCAATAATGCTTCAGATTCTCAAAAAAAAGCTTTTGAAGCACTAGCTCGAGTTGGACTTCGAGAAAAGGCGGATAATATGCCAAATCAAATTTCAGGAGGTCAAATTCAAAGAGTAGCTATAGCAAGGGCTTTGGTAATGAACCCAAAGATCATACTAGCTGATGAACCTACTGGAAACCTTGATACCAAAACTAGTATTGAAGTTATGAAAATCTTTCAAGAGTTGAATGATGCGGGAAATACTATAATTCTCGTAACTCACGAACCAGATATAGCAAAGTTTGCAAAAAGAACAATTCATTTGAAAGACGGAGTTGTAGTCGAATAAAATATATGCCTAAGGTAGTGTTTCAACAAAACCCAGAATTTGATCTGAAAGCGACACTCGATTTGCTCAAAAATGACCCAAGTGGTGTTGATTCAAGACTTAAAAGCATGAATGCACCAGTAGATATTTTTGATGAAAAAAAAGGAAAAATAGATAGTACAAAGTTATCTGCATACTTTCTAAAAACTTATACTGAATGCCAACAAATATTGGAGAACAATGTACCTAAATATCTTAAAGCTTGGAATAAAATAAACGATAAATTTTTTAACAGGTTAAATTCTATCATCAATCTAGATTGGCCACATAATGATTATATAGTAAATTTAAGTCCGATTACTGAAGGTATCTCTGAATTTAAAGATAATCAAATAATTACTATAGGATTAGCTGAACCTGCTTATCAGATGAGAATCACAGCGCATGAACTTACTATGATTTTTATATGGCATTATTTATTTCGCAATTTCCCAGAATCTAACGAGTATGCAAAACCAGATATTTGGTATAAATATTGGGGAGTAAATGAAGTAATAACAAATGCATTACTTGGGCTTGACTCTGAACTTAATTCTCTTTGGACTGATGAATCAAAAGGAGATGACTTTCTATTAAATTACCCTCAATTAACAGAACTAAAATCATTAGTTAGAGAGAAATATAATAAATCAAGTTTCGAAGAATTAGTCAGATTCGCTGTTGCAAATCAAACTCATGTTCAAGCTGATAAATAATTCACTAAAAAACCTAAAACACAACAAGGGAAGAACTACTTTGACATTACTTGGAATAGTTATTGGAATATTCTCAGTTGTCACTTTGTTGAATTTAGGAAAAGCTGCACAAAGATATATCGAGGATGAAATTTCATCTTTCGGATCAGATTTGTTGAATATTGTTGCTGGCAACAATACTAGATCGCCATTCAATCAATCAAATAGAAGTTTATCAGATAATTACTTTTCCCAAACTGAAGTTGAAAGTTTTCTAAATTTAAGTAAAAAATATATAGCAGCTGCAGTAGAAGAAATTAGCACCACAGCAAATATACAGTACAAAGAAAAGACCCTAAATTCACAGGCAATAAGAGGTGCAACTAAAGATTATTTTTTTGTGAGGGGTTACACACTTAAATATGGGAGAGAAATCAACCTAGAAGATAATCAAAACTTCAAAAGGGTGATTATACTTGACGAGGACACTTCAAATGATATTTTCGGAGATGATATAAACCCCATTGGTAACAATCTAAGGATAAATGGTACTACATACAGAGTAATCGGAGTAAAGGCAAAATCGGATGGATTCTTGAGTTTCAGTGAATCATTTATTCCTTTGTCAACATTAAGAAAGTTTGTTGATCAAGATCAAGACACATTATCAATCTCGATGAAAGCTATTGATAGCGAAAATGTTGACAATGCAAAATTAGAAGCAGAAACACTGCTTCGCAAAGTTCGCAGATTGGACGATACAAAAGAAAGTAACTTCACCATAAACACTTCTCAAGATGCGCTTGAAACCTTCAACAATGTAACAAATCTATTGACTATTTTTCTTGCCGCAATTGGTGGAATATCACTTCTAGTTGGAGGAATTGGAATTATGAATGTGATGTTGATTACTGTTAAAGAACGAACCAAGGAAATCGGACTTCGTAAAGCAATCGGTGCAAATGCCAGGGATATATTTTTACAGTTCTTAGCTGAATCTATAACTGTAACATTACTTGGTGGTTTAATCGGACTTGGATTAGGAATTGCAGTATTTTATATAGTTTCCAAAGTTGCGAGTTTAAGCTTTGAACTTGATCCAATTTCTGTGATATTGCCAATTATAGTTTCAAGTTTAATTGGGATAATATTTGGTATTTATCCGAGTGTCAAAGCTTCGAAAATGAGTCCAATTGAAGCGTTGAGATATGAGTAACTTTAAACTTTATTAATAAATTTAAAAATTTCTGCTGAGTAAAATGTCAAGCTCAAAAA is a window encoding:
- a CDS encoding ABC transporter permease; amino-acid sequence: MFKLINNSLKNLKHNKGRTTLTLLGIVIGIFSVVTLLNLGKAAQRYIEDEISSFGSDLLNIVAGNNTRSPFNQSNRSLSDNYFSQTEVESFLNLSKKYIAAAVEEISTTANIQYKEKTLNSQAIRGATKDYFFVRGYTLKYGREINLEDNQNFKRVIILDEDTSNDIFGDDINPIGNNLRINGTTYRVIGVKAKSDGFLSFSESFIPLSTLRKFVDQDQDTLSISMKAIDSENVDNAKLEAETLLRKVRRLDDTKESNFTINTSQDALETFNNVTNLLTIFLAAIGGISLLVGGIGIMNVMLITVKERTKEIGLRKAIGANARDIFLQFLAESITVTLLGGLIGLGLGIAVFYIVSKVASLSFELDPISVILPIIVSSLIGIIFGIYPSVKASKMSPIEALRYE
- a CDS encoding ABC transporter ATP-binding protein, with amino-acid sequence MIELKNIKKKYKIGDGYYEALRGINLKIEEGEFVALMGPSGSGKSTTMHIIGALDKPSSGEYIFNGRNIAKYSDNELSKVRNSEMGFVFQSFNLLPKLSVIDNVLLPFEYSNNASDSQKKAFEALARVGLREKADNMPNQISGGQIQRVAIARALVMNPKIILADEPTGNLDTKTSIEVMKIFQELNDAGNTIILVTHEPDIAKFAKRTIHLKDGVVVE